In the Octopus bimaculoides isolate UCB-OBI-ISO-001 chromosome 18, ASM119413v2, whole genome shotgun sequence genome, one interval contains:
- the LOC106876979 gene encoding Fanconi anemia core complex-associated protein 24 yields MNISNQLNTQQNKTSVEPENKIVPNHIMVNSRWCNSELVTKIQATVRVLFFDDKPDIDFRPSNNVCVVYVSEAELVSQATAYKKKMVRLRKADAFKIIVVAEKTPMTTQYYANIQNFCVFELGLVLLPVSSQADAAGIITQLFYTGTQPEKNPFKRKRNSSEEDQSSSSLLATLQCIPGLGVTNAKLLLVNFGSIKAIIEASFESLSNVVGKSIAARIIDFLS; encoded by the coding sequence ATGAATATTTCTAATCAACTGAACACACAGCAAAATAAAACTTCAGTAGAACCCGAAAATAAAATCGTCCCAAATCACATCATGGTTAATTCACGTTGGTGCAACTCAGAATTGGTGACCAAAATTCAGGCCACTGTTCGTGTCTTGTTCTTCGACGACAAACCCGACATCGATTTTCGTCCTTCCAATAATGTGTGCGTGGTTTACGTCTCGGAGGCAGAGTTGGTGTCTCAGGCTACAGCCTATAAGAAGAAGATGGTAAGACTAAGAAAAGCTGACGCCTTCAAAATAATCGTCGTCGCCGAAAAGACACCCATGACAACACAGTATTACGCTAACATCCAGAATTTTTGCGTGTTTGAACTAGGATTAGTCTTGCTACCTGTTTCCTCGCAAGCTGACGCCGCCGGGATTATCACACAACTCTTTTATACAGGCACGCAACCAGAGAAGAATCCCTTCAAGCGAAAACGGAATTCTTCTGAAGAAGATCAAAGTTCAAGTTCACTATTGGCAACGCTGCAATGTATACCAGGCCTAGGTGTTACCAATGCAAAGTTATTGTTGGTAAATTTCGGCTctatcaaagccataattgaagcCTCTTTCGAGAGTCTGAGCAACGTAGTTGGCAAAAGTATAGCCGCACGTATAATAGATTTTCTCAGTTGA
- the LOC106876978 gene encoding serine protease HTRA2, mitochondrial isoform X3, whose protein sequence is MTKGTLQMSPFYSVLSNGSGFIVNENGIILTNAHVVANRTNVVVKLHDGRKVNGTVLITDPVSDLATIKINASKLPVLKLGKSESLRTGEWVIAMGSPFSLANTVTSGIVSTPLRGSEELGLHHQNMSYIQTDAVINFGNSGGPLINLDGEVIGINTLKVTTGISFAIPSDYAKKFLLKTEQFLSNKHKKSWIGDSSPTFVGQPRHYIGITMLTLNSSILITLKERLVDFPDVSHGIYIHKIIIDSPADRAGLKVGDVIVAVNNKDVRDSSDVYKAIESGQLLTLTISRRRQTLNIKIEPEMIYD, encoded by the exons ATGACCAAAGGCACTCTCCAGAT gAGTCCTTTCTATTCTGTTTTGTCAAATGGATCTGGTTTCATAGTAAACGAAAATGGTATTATTCTTACAAATGCTCATGTGGTAGCTAACAGAACCAATGTTGTTGTTAAATTACATGATGGGAGGAAAGTAAATGGTACAGTCTTAATAACAGACCCAGTGTCGGACCTGGCCACAATCAAGATTAATGCT TCTAAACTGCCTGTCTTGAAACTGGGAAAGTCAGAATCTCTACGGACAGGTGAATGGGTGATAGCAATGGGAAGCCCTTTTTCTCTAGCAAACACTGTCACTTCAGGAATTGTAAGCACACCATTGAGAGGCAGTGAAGAGCTGGGACTCCATCATCAGAACATGTCCTATATACAGACAGATGCTGTCATAAAT TTTGGCAATTCTGGTGGACCCTTAATCAATCTG GATGGTGAAGTTATTGGTATCAATACACTCAAAGTCACTACAGGAATCTCGTTTGCCATTCCTAGTGACTATGCAAAGAAGTTTCTTTTAAAAACTGAACAGTTTCTGTCTAATAAAC ataAGAAATCATGGATTGGTGACAGCAGCCCAACATTTGTTGGACAACCCCGTCACTATATTGGTATCACCATGCTTACTTTAAATTCTTCAATCCTGATAACCTTGAAGGAACGCCTTGTTGACTTCCCTGATGTTTCTCATGGCatctacatacacaaaataatcatAGATTCTCCAGCAGATCg GGCTGGCCTTAAAGTTGGAGATGTGATTGTTGCCGTAAACAATAAAGATGTCAGGGATTCATCTGATGTCTACAAAGCTATTGAGTCTGGTCAACTTTTGACACTGACAATCAGCCGCCGGAGACAgactttaaatattaaaattgaacCAGAGATGATATATGATTGA
- the LOC106876978 gene encoding serine protease HTRA2, mitochondrial isoform X2 yields the protein MVKKFVSQLCGGFRSPFYSVLSNGSGFIVNENGIILTNAHVVANRTNVVVKLHDGRKVNGTVLITDPVSDLATIKINASKLPVLKLGKSESLRTGEWVIAMGSPFSLANTVTSGIVSTPLRGSEELGLHHQNMSYIQTDAVINFGNSGGPLINLDGEVIGINTLKVTTGISFAIPSDYAKKFLLKTEQFLSNKHKKSWIGDSSPTFVGQPRHYIGITMLTLNSSILITLKERLVDFPDVSHGIYIHKIIIDSPADRAGLKVGDVIVAVNNKDVRDSSDVYKAIESGQLLTLTISRRRQTLNIKIEPEMIYD from the exons atggttaagaaattcgtttcGCAGCTCTGTGGTGGTTTCAG gAGTCCTTTCTATTCTGTTTTGTCAAATGGATCTGGTTTCATAGTAAACGAAAATGGTATTATTCTTACAAATGCTCATGTGGTAGCTAACAGAACCAATGTTGTTGTTAAATTACATGATGGGAGGAAAGTAAATGGTACAGTCTTAATAACAGACCCAGTGTCGGACCTGGCCACAATCAAGATTAATGCT TCTAAACTGCCTGTCTTGAAACTGGGAAAGTCAGAATCTCTACGGACAGGTGAATGGGTGATAGCAATGGGAAGCCCTTTTTCTCTAGCAAACACTGTCACTTCAGGAATTGTAAGCACACCATTGAGAGGCAGTGAAGAGCTGGGACTCCATCATCAGAACATGTCCTATATACAGACAGATGCTGTCATAAAT TTTGGCAATTCTGGTGGACCCTTAATCAATCTG GATGGTGAAGTTATTGGTATCAATACACTCAAAGTCACTACAGGAATCTCGTTTGCCATTCCTAGTGACTATGCAAAGAAGTTTCTTTTAAAAACTGAACAGTTTCTGTCTAATAAAC ataAGAAATCATGGATTGGTGACAGCAGCCCAACATTTGTTGGACAACCCCGTCACTATATTGGTATCACCATGCTTACTTTAAATTCTTCAATCCTGATAACCTTGAAGGAACGCCTTGTTGACTTCCCTGATGTTTCTCATGGCatctacatacacaaaataatcatAGATTCTCCAGCAGATCg GGCTGGCCTTAAAGTTGGAGATGTGATTGTTGCCGTAAACAATAAAGATGTCAGGGATTCATCTGATGTCTACAAAGCTATTGAGTCTGGTCAACTTTTGACACTGACAATCAGCCGCCGGAGACAgactttaaatattaaaattgaacCAGAGATGATATATGATTGA
- the LOC106876978 gene encoding serine protease HTRA2, mitochondrial isoform X1, with product MASPIRTYITVGRQILRGNGIFQYYRLLSKPRNFMNLSTNSLRGHGEKLRHLNLRLLSTLAGLGLLGSVGLKCYLRPVLAVSKDKNNDNDEDSQNISNTVSNRVKYNFIADIVEKAVPAVVYIEVVARSPFYSVLSNGSGFIVNENGIILTNAHVVANRTNVVVKLHDGRKVNGTVLITDPVSDLATIKINASKLPVLKLGKSESLRTGEWVIAMGSPFSLANTVTSGIVSTPLRGSEELGLHHQNMSYIQTDAVINFGNSGGPLINLDGEVIGINTLKVTTGISFAIPSDYAKKFLLKTEQFLSNKHKKSWIGDSSPTFVGQPRHYIGITMLTLNSSILITLKERLVDFPDVSHGIYIHKIIIDSPADRAGLKVGDVIVAVNNKDVRDSSDVYKAIESGQLLTLTISRRRQTLNIKIEPEMIYD from the exons ATGGCCTCGCCCATACGGACTTATATAACTGTCGGCAGACAAATCTTACGGGGAAAtggaatatttcaatattataggCTGTTGTCGAAGCCAAGAAACTTCATGAATTTGTCGACTAATTCACTGCGAGGACACGGTGAGAAGCTGAGACATTTAAATTTACGATTATTAAGTACTTTAGCGGGCCTCGGACTATTAGGATCTGTGGGTTTAAAGTGTTATTTAAGACCAGTTCTTGCTGTTTCTAAGGAcaagaacaatgataatgatgaagacagtcaaaatatttctaatacaGTCAGCAATCGtgttaaatacaattttattgCTGATATAGTGGAAAAAGCTGTACCTGCTGTCGTTTATATAGAAGTTGTGGCCAG gAGTCCTTTCTATTCTGTTTTGTCAAATGGATCTGGTTTCATAGTAAACGAAAATGGTATTATTCTTACAAATGCTCATGTGGTAGCTAACAGAACCAATGTTGTTGTTAAATTACATGATGGGAGGAAAGTAAATGGTACAGTCTTAATAACAGACCCAGTGTCGGACCTGGCCACAATCAAGATTAATGCT TCTAAACTGCCTGTCTTGAAACTGGGAAAGTCAGAATCTCTACGGACAGGTGAATGGGTGATAGCAATGGGAAGCCCTTTTTCTCTAGCAAACACTGTCACTTCAGGAATTGTAAGCACACCATTGAGAGGCAGTGAAGAGCTGGGACTCCATCATCAGAACATGTCCTATATACAGACAGATGCTGTCATAAAT TTTGGCAATTCTGGTGGACCCTTAATCAATCTG GATGGTGAAGTTATTGGTATCAATACACTCAAAGTCACTACAGGAATCTCGTTTGCCATTCCTAGTGACTATGCAAAGAAGTTTCTTTTAAAAACTGAACAGTTTCTGTCTAATAAAC ataAGAAATCATGGATTGGTGACAGCAGCCCAACATTTGTTGGACAACCCCGTCACTATATTGGTATCACCATGCTTACTTTAAATTCTTCAATCCTGATAACCTTGAAGGAACGCCTTGTTGACTTCCCTGATGTTTCTCATGGCatctacatacacaaaataatcatAGATTCTCCAGCAGATCg GGCTGGCCTTAAAGTTGGAGATGTGATTGTTGCCGTAAACAATAAAGATGTCAGGGATTCATCTGATGTCTACAAAGCTATTGAGTCTGGTCAACTTTTGACACTGACAATCAGCCGCCGGAGACAgactttaaatattaaaattgaacCAGAGATGATATATGATTGA